Proteins from one Shewanella pealeana ATCC 700345 genomic window:
- a CDS encoding CDP-glycerol glycerophosphotransferase family protein — MIRKYLKSISWLRILVIKCRRVSYYFRVKFLIRLAKLYQEREIKRIQNNTIEGKKINVVFLVLYRSIWKVDLVFKEMMKDERYNPCIVVIPRTNTVDPLSEAKETYEYFKSKGYKTKLAYQDGKWQDLELVNKIDLVFFSIPYKNTEDKYLINSLYRKVCCYVPYFEQIDKDYDVHFNGLTENLCWKIFQINKIHKDIAAKFSYNKGMNIDVVGYTATEPLYNDSIVESNPWKCKNLKKIIIAPHHSIDKNTDLSNATFLETYKTLQLLPKLYENYACFAFKPHPLLKEKLYEHPEWGIERTNKYWKFWEEQHNTQIENAGYIDLFKSSDAMIHDCSSFIIEYLYVNKPCLYLNPNVRNQLNAYGVIGFDAITKSYCNNDIIDFVEKVISGVADAPQYEQNVSLIPQASPSKSVMRILNSELFKIKDNEI, encoded by the coding sequence ATGATTCGTAAGTATTTAAAAAGTATTTCTTGGCTTAGGATTCTAGTTATTAAATGTCGAAGGGTTTCCTATTACTTTCGTGTCAAATTTCTTATTAGGTTAGCAAAGTTATATCAAGAAAGAGAAATTAAGAGGATTCAGAATAATACTATAGAAGGTAAGAAAATAAATGTTGTTTTTTTAGTTTTGTATCGGAGTATTTGGAAGGTAGACCTAGTTTTCAAAGAGATGATGAAGGATGAACGGTATAATCCGTGCATCGTTGTTATACCAAGAACTAACACGGTAGACCCTCTATCGGAAGCTAAAGAAACGTACGAATATTTCAAAAGTAAAGGCTATAAAACTAAGCTTGCATATCAAGATGGTAAATGGCAAGACTTAGAGTTGGTTAATAAAATAGATTTGGTTTTTTTTAGCATCCCTTATAAAAACACTGAAGATAAGTATTTAATAAACTCTCTTTATAGGAAAGTGTGTTGTTACGTTCCATATTTTGAACAAATAGATAAAGATTATGACGTTCATTTTAATGGGCTTACTGAGAATCTGTGTTGGAAAATATTTCAAATCAATAAAATTCACAAAGATATCGCAGCGAAGTTTTCTTATAATAAAGGTATGAATATAGATGTCGTAGGCTATACTGCTACCGAGCCTTTATATAATGACTCCATAGTAGAAAGTAATCCGTGGAAGTGTAAGAATCTTAAAAAAATCATTATAGCTCCACATCATAGTATCGATAAAAATACAGATCTAAGTAACGCTACGTTCTTAGAAACATACAAAACTTTACAATTGCTACCTAAATTATATGAAAATTATGCGTGTTTCGCCTTTAAACCCCATCCTTTATTAAAAGAGAAGTTATATGAGCACCCAGAGTGGGGGATAGAGAGAACAAATAAATATTGGAAGTTTTGGGAAGAACAGCATAATACGCAAATTGAAAATGCTGGTTACATCGACCTATTTAAATCTTCTGATGCAATGATTCATGACTGTTCATCTTTTATTATTGAGTACTTATATGTAAATAAACCCTGCTTGTATCTGAACCCTAATGTTAGAAATCAGTTGAATGCTTATGGAGTGATAGGCTTTGATGCAATAACAAAGTCCTACTGTAATAATGATATTATCGATTTTGTTGAAAAAGTTATTTCAGGAGTTGCAGATGCGCCTCAATATGAACAAAATGTTAGCTTGATACCTCAGGCGTCTCCATCAAAGAGTGTTATGCGCATATTAAATTCAGAGCTTTTTAAGATAAAAGATAACGAAATATAG